A genomic stretch from Algoriphagus halophilus includes:
- a CDS encoding SGNH/GDSL hydrolase family protein has product MRKLSILIFIICLSSQGFSQQVNTLKWWNPAESDIPVIAGQAWAEEVPSIYHRLPARSESEVREAVWNLSKQSAGLSIRFWSNSDTIAVRYKVTRGVSMPHMPATGVSGLDLYSKSYDGEWLRIWGKYSIKEESQYTFILNETSSKYAQYGREYQLFLPLYNEVTELEIGVGQEATFEPLPVRREKPIVAYGTSICQGACASRPGMAWTNILERKLERPVLNLGFSGNGRMEPEIIELLTEIDAKAYILDCLPNLSPDQHDVYQLTLDAVHQLKSKRPNVPIILTEHVGYADALTNMKNFEHVKRLNEQYKKAFLALKEEGIKGIFLLEKEALGLGFDSFVDIIHPNDFGMIEYANAYEKLILDILSEEKGPISTMVSTSQSRDIAVYKWEERHQEILRMNQEQDPEILLFGNSIVNFWGGEPKSKAVNGQTSWEEIIEPAGIRNFGFGWDRIENVLWRIYHDELDGFDAEKIVLMIGTNNLGLNSEEEIVKGLANLLQEIKERQPNSELMMVGILPRRGMIEEVNHINLRISQMADLANVTYIGVGQGLLTAEGELNESLFTDGLHPNEEGYQLIAKELIQGLNN; this is encoded by the coding sequence ATGAGAAAATTAAGCATACTGATTTTTATTATTTGCCTTAGCTCCCAGGGTTTTTCACAGCAAGTGAATACCCTAAAGTGGTGGAACCCTGCGGAGAGTGATATTCCTGTGATAGCAGGTCAAGCTTGGGCTGAGGAAGTTCCTTCTATTTACCATAGGCTTCCAGCGAGGTCCGAAAGTGAAGTAAGAGAAGCAGTTTGGAATCTTTCCAAGCAATCCGCTGGGCTTTCCATCCGCTTTTGGAGTAATTCAGATACCATTGCGGTCAGATACAAGGTTACAAGAGGGGTCTCAATGCCACATATGCCCGCGACTGGAGTAAGTGGATTGGATTTATATAGTAAATCTTATGATGGAGAATGGCTGAGGATTTGGGGTAAATATTCCATTAAAGAAGAATCGCAATACACTTTTATTCTTAATGAAACCAGTTCAAAGTATGCGCAATATGGGCGCGAATACCAGTTGTTTTTACCCCTTTATAATGAGGTGACCGAACTGGAGATAGGAGTGGGGCAAGAAGCTACTTTTGAGCCATTACCGGTCAGAAGGGAAAAGCCAATCGTAGCTTATGGAACTTCCATCTGTCAAGGAGCTTGTGCTTCTAGACCTGGTATGGCCTGGACCAATATTCTGGAAAGAAAGCTGGAAAGACCTGTGCTGAACCTGGGTTTTTCTGGGAATGGTAGGATGGAGCCAGAAATCATTGAACTGCTGACCGAGATTGATGCCAAAGCTTATATCCTAGATTGCTTACCCAACTTGAGTCCAGATCAACATGATGTATATCAATTGACCTTGGATGCGGTCCATCAATTGAAATCCAAACGTCCCAACGTACCTATTATATTGACCGAGCATGTGGGCTATGCAGATGCATTGACCAATATGAAAAACTTTGAACATGTAAAAAGGCTCAATGAGCAATATAAAAAAGCTTTTTTGGCATTGAAGGAAGAGGGGATCAAAGGAATTTTCTTGTTGGAAAAAGAAGCGTTGGGCCTGGGGTTTGACTCATTTGTTGATATTATTCATCCAAATGACTTTGGAATGATTGAGTATGCAAATGCTTATGAAAAATTGATCCTGGATATTTTGAGCGAAGAAAAAGGACCCATTTCGACTATGGTATCTACTAGCCAAAGTAGAGATATTGCAGTTTACAAGTGGGAGGAGAGACATCAGGAGATTTTGAGGATGAATCAAGAGCAAGATCCAGAAATCTTACTTTTTGGTAATTCCATTGTGAATTTTTGGGGTGGAGAACCTAAGTCAAAGGCTGTTAATGGACAAACTTCCTGGGAAGAAATCATTGAACCAGCAGGAATACGAAATTTTGGATTTGGCTGGGATAGAATAGAAAATGTTCTTTGGAGAATTTACCATGATGAACTGGATGGGTTTGATGCAGAGAAAATTGTCCTGATGATTGGAACCAACAATCTTGGGTTGAACAGTGAGGAGGAGATCGTGAAAGGGCTGGCAAACCTGCTCCAAGAAATAAAAGAAAGACAGCCGAATAGCGAGCTGATGATGGTAGGAATATTACCAAGGAGAGGAATGATTGAGGAAGTAAATCACATCAATCTAAGAATTTCTCAAATGGCAGATTTGGCCAATGTGACCTATATAGGAGTTGGTCAAGGCTTATTGACCGCAGAAGGAGAGCTGAATGAATCGCTGTTTACAGATGGCTTGCACCCCAATGAGGAAGGGTATCAATTAATCGCAAAGGAATTAATTCAGGGATTAAATAATTGA
- the arsS gene encoding arsenosugar biosynthesis radical SAM (seleno)protein ArsS (Some members of this family are selenoproteins.): MIQSLNRRKSDLAKAEKQLEILSHGPFAEGELPTFQQKIATSGQFPLRPKSLEILQINVGYMCNQVCKHCHVDAGPDRKEIMTRETMSQCLEVLKSTSAHTLDLTGGAPEMNPDFRWFVEEASKIGVQDFIVRSNLTILRSNKKYHDLPEFFKKHKIHVVSSMPHWTKGKTDSQRGNGVFEQSIEALKSLNEVGYGKVGTDLKLDLVYNPSGAFLPGDQAALEADFKKALSEDFGIEFNNLFALANLPISRFLDYLIASDNYEEYMYTLVEAYNPATVANVMCTNTLSVSWDGYLYDCDFNQMLHLPVKSSIKHISDYQEGLLQDRDIAISQHCYGCTAGAGSSCQGSVS; encoded by the coding sequence ATGATTCAATCTCTAAATCGTAGGAAGAGTGACTTGGCAAAGGCGGAAAAGCAATTGGAGATTTTATCCCATGGTCCTTTTGCAGAAGGAGAACTTCCCACTTTTCAACAAAAAATCGCCACATCAGGACAATTCCCACTACGTCCAAAATCTCTGGAAATTCTTCAGATCAATGTGGGCTATATGTGTAACCAGGTTTGTAAACATTGCCATGTAGACGCGGGACCAGATCGAAAAGAAATAATGACCCGCGAAACCATGTCCCAATGCCTGGAAGTATTAAAAAGTACCTCAGCGCATACCCTTGACTTAACTGGTGGAGCCCCTGAGATGAATCCTGATTTTCGTTGGTTTGTAGAGGAAGCAAGTAAAATTGGGGTGCAGGATTTTATTGTTAGGTCCAATCTAACCATCCTAAGATCCAATAAAAAATACCATGATTTGCCTGAGTTTTTTAAGAAACATAAGATTCATGTAGTCAGCTCCATGCCTCATTGGACCAAAGGGAAGACAGACTCCCAACGGGGAAATGGCGTCTTTGAACAATCAATAGAGGCATTGAAAAGCCTGAATGAGGTAGGTTATGGAAAAGTAGGGACTGATTTAAAATTAGATTTGGTTTATAATCCTTCAGGAGCATTTTTACCAGGGGATCAGGCAGCTTTGGAAGCTGATTTCAAAAAAGCCCTTTCAGAAGATTTTGGTATCGAATTCAACAACTTATTTGCCTTGGCCAATCTTCCCATCAGTAGGTTTTTGGACTATTTGATAGCATCCGATAATTACGAGGAGTACATGTATACCTTAGTGGAAGCCTATAATCCTGCTACCGTTGCCAATGTGATGTGTACCAACACGCTTTCGGTAAGTTGGGATGGATATTTATACGATTGCGATTTCAATCAAATGCTTCATCTTCCGGTAAAGAGTTCCATCAAACATATTTCAGATTACCAAGAAGGGTTACTTCAGGACCGGGATATTGCCATCAGTCAACATTGCTATGGATGTACAGCCGGAGCTGGAAGTAGCTGTCAGGGTAGTGTGTCCTAA
- a CDS encoding arsenosugar biosynthesis-associated peroxidase-like protein → MQKTYYDPADLKKFGKISEWNEELGSKFFDYYNSVFEEGELSAREKSLIALAVAHTIQCPYCIDAYTGDGLQRGITKGEMMEALHVAGAIRGGATLVHGVQMMNKVNKLEM, encoded by the coding sequence ATGCAAAAAACATATTACGATCCTGCAGACTTAAAGAAATTTGGAAAAATCTCAGAATGGAATGAAGAACTGGGAAGCAAATTTTTCGATTATTATAACAGCGTCTTTGAAGAAGGAGAGTTATCTGCAAGAGAAAAATCTTTGATTGCATTAGCGGTGGCCCATACCATCCAATGTCCCTATTGTATAGATGCATATACAGGAGATGGCCTTCAAAGAGGAATTACCAAAGGCGAGATGATGGAAGCACTGCATGTAGCCGGAGCCATCAGAGGAGGAGCAACGCTTGTTCATGGGGTGCAGATGATGAATAAAGTGAATAAACTGGAAATGTAA
- a CDS encoding GNAT family N-acetyltransferase → MNSIRQSTFEQDENGVWEIFSKVIKTGDTYVFDPNTPKEKLKEYWFATYMKTFVLEDENGGVLATYIIKPNQIGLGNHIANCSYMVHPDHQGKGLGRGLCEHSLAFAKAQGYRAIQFNIVISTNQAAVRLWKNFGFEIIGTTPNGFRHQKFGLVDTYIMYKKL, encoded by the coding sequence GTGAATAGCATTCGACAATCAACTTTCGAACAAGATGAAAATGGAGTTTGGGAGATTTTCTCAAAAGTGATCAAAACTGGGGATACCTATGTTTTTGATCCCAATACACCTAAAGAAAAATTGAAAGAGTATTGGTTTGCTACTTACATGAAAACCTTCGTTTTGGAAGATGAAAATGGGGGTGTTTTGGCTACTTATATCATTAAACCGAATCAAATTGGATTAGGAAATCATATTGCAAATTGCAGCTATATGGTCCATCCTGATCACCAAGGGAAAGGTTTAGGCAGAGGTTTGTGTGAACATTCACTTGCCTTTGCAAAAGCACAAGGTTATCGTGCCATTCAGTTTAATATTGTAATCAGTACCAATCAAGCGGCCGTTCGCCTTTGGAAGAATTTTGGTTTTGAGATCATAGGAACGACTCCCAATGGATTTAGACACCAAAAATTTGGTTTGGTAGACACTTATATCATGTATAAAAAATTGTGA
- a CDS encoding aminotransferase class V-fold PLP-dependent enzyme, with protein sequence MLSCQKHLFNLKPGVHYLNNAYRAPLLGSSEEAGIQSIIKQRNPFEFTQDDFFDGVMEVRTSFGSLVNCKANEVAVIPSTSYGFTSVLNNVPGGKGKKAIVVKDEFPSGYFSLERWVKEQGAELVIIGPDQNEAQKGASWNQRILDSINQDTAVILISSIHWMSGVKFDLKAIGERCQEVGAYFIVDGTQSVGALPMDVKEFNIDALICATYKWLLGPYSIALAFIGEKFQDGIPLEESWMNRVNARNFSSLSDYADQYQAGAGRFNVGETSNFIMMPMLKASLSQLLVWKPEGIQEYARLLNQPLRQFMEEIGGVVEKDAYLAYHLIAPKLPQKLDLISLKNKLDEHQVYLSARGENLRISVNVFNTEEDIAKLQEVIRGEL encoded by the coding sequence ATGCTTTCTTGTCAAAAACACCTGTTTAATCTAAAGCCTGGGGTTCACTATTTAAACAATGCCTACCGTGCCCCATTACTTGGGAGTTCGGAAGAAGCAGGGATTCAATCTATTATCAAGCAAAGAAATCCTTTTGAGTTTACCCAAGATGATTTTTTTGATGGGGTAATGGAAGTAAGAACCTCATTCGGTTCGTTGGTAAATTGTAAAGCCAATGAAGTAGCTGTAATTCCGTCTACCTCTTATGGCTTCACTTCTGTGTTGAACAATGTGCCAGGAGGAAAAGGCAAAAAAGCAATTGTAGTGAAAGATGAGTTTCCAAGTGGGTATTTTTCTTTAGAACGTTGGGTCAAGGAACAAGGTGCAGAATTGGTCATTATAGGTCCTGATCAGAACGAAGCCCAAAAAGGTGCCTCTTGGAACCAGCGAATTCTGGACAGCATTAATCAGGACACTGCGGTAATATTAATTTCCTCTATTCATTGGATGAGTGGGGTAAAATTTGACTTGAAGGCCATAGGAGAAAGGTGTCAGGAAGTAGGGGCTTATTTTATTGTCGATGGGACTCAGTCCGTTGGGGCCCTGCCCATGGATGTGAAAGAGTTTAATATTGATGCATTGATTTGTGCAACCTATAAATGGCTTCTTGGTCCATATTCCATCGCCTTGGCCTTTATTGGAGAAAAGTTTCAAGATGGTATTCCTTTGGAAGAATCCTGGATGAATCGGGTGAATGCTCGAAATTTTAGTTCTTTATCTGATTATGCAGATCAATACCAAGCCGGAGCAGGAAGGTTCAATGTTGGTGAAACTAGTAATTTCATTATGATGCCTATGTTGAAAGCAAGTTTGAGCCAATTGCTGGTGTGGAAACCTGAAGGAATTCAGGAATATGCTCGGTTGTTAAACCAGCCGTTGAGACAATTTATGGAAGAAATCGGGGGTGTGGTTGAAAAAGATGCCTATTTAGCCTATCATTTGATTGCTCCCAAATTGCCCCAAAAACTTGATCTGATTTCTCTTAAAAATAAACTGGATGAACATCAGGTTTATTTATCTGCGAGAGGAGAAAATTTGAGGATTTCAGTGAATGTCTTCAACACCGAGGAGGATATTGCCAAATTGCAAGAGGTTATCAGGGGAGAATTGTAA
- a CDS encoding DUF2116 family Zn-ribbon domain-containing protein, whose amino-acid sequence MEKRTCLNCGEPIRGRVDKKFCDDSCRNNYNNQQNAITTNLIRNINYALKKNRNILESLIQEGESLAKSPRDKLMRAGFNFKYFTHLYTNKKGNQYHYCYDYGYLELEGDWFLIVKGKE is encoded by the coding sequence ATGGAAAAAAGAACCTGTTTAAATTGTGGTGAGCCCATACGAGGTAGAGTAGATAAGAAGTTCTGTGATGATTCCTGCAGGAATAATTACAACAACCAGCAAAATGCAATCACCACCAATTTGATTCGGAACATTAATTATGCCCTAAAAAAGAATCGGAATATTTTAGAAAGTTTGATCCAAGAGGGAGAGAGTTTGGCCAAATCACCAAGGGATAAATTAATGAGAGCAGGTTTCAATTTTAAATATTTCACGCATTTGTACACCAATAAAAAGGGAAATCAATACCATTACTGCTATGATTATGGGTACTTGGAGTTGGAGGGAGATTGGTTTTTGATTGTAAAAGGAAAAGAATAA
- a CDS encoding VOC family protein: MKKRVTGVGGIFFKVKDPAKTKDWYRKHLGLHTDEYGTTFEYRSADNPEQKEFLQWSPMKDDTTYFKPSEKDFMINYCVENLEELVEELKKEGVTILDKIETYDYGKFVHILDPDGHSIELWEPNNEVYDDMVEDKTKS; encoded by the coding sequence ATGAAAAAGCGCGTTACAGGAGTAGGGGGTATTTTCTTTAAAGTGAAAGACCCAGCAAAAACCAAAGATTGGTACAGAAAACATTTGGGACTTCATACGGATGAATATGGGACCACTTTTGAATATAGGAGTGCTGATAACCCAGAACAGAAAGAATTTTTACAATGGTCTCCCATGAAGGACGATACCACCTATTTCAAACCTTCGGAAAAAGATTTTATGATCAATTACTGTGTGGAAAATCTAGAGGAATTGGTAGAGGAGTTGAAAAAAGAGGGAGTCACTATTTTAGATAAAATCGAAACCTATGATTATGGGAAATTTGTCCATATTTTGGATCCGGATGGACATAGCATAGAGCTCTGGGAGCCCAATAATGAGGTCTATGATGACATGGTTGAAGACAAAACAAAAAGCTAA
- a CDS encoding GNAT family N-acetyltransferase, translating to MEIQHQFDGRKGSFFVEEGVRRFAEMVYVMAGPKKMIIEHTEVDETLKGQGIGEKLLEALVEYVRKEGIKVLPLCPFAKATFKKREDLQDVLS from the coding sequence ATGGAAATACAACATCAATTTGATGGTAGAAAAGGATCTTTTTTTGTGGAAGAAGGGGTGAGAAGGTTCGCTGAGATGGTCTATGTCATGGCTGGGCCAAAAAAGATGATCATCGAACACACAGAAGTAGATGAAACACTAAAAGGACAAGGCATAGGGGAGAAATTATTGGAGGCTTTGGTTGAATATGTAAGAAAGGAGGGGATTAAGGTATTACCTCTTTGCCCATTTGCGAAAGCTACTTTTAAGAAACGCGAAGACTTACAAGACGTTTTAAGTTAA
- a CDS encoding GNAT family N-acetyltransferase yields MISIQQEQIIQLEEFIHVLEASTLAKRRPMDDVTLLTQMVKGANLWVTAREDGKLIGFMRGISDFCYRTFIADLAVTEAYQGKGIGTEILAKTREIAPTARLILFAAEDAEGFYQKLGFHLHERCYQLKTGEPFS; encoded by the coding sequence ATGATTTCTATCCAACAAGAGCAAATCATCCAATTGGAAGAATTTATCCATGTTTTGGAGGCTTCTACTTTGGCCAAGCGTAGGCCCATGGATGATGTTACGTTATTGACTCAGATGGTGAAAGGTGCAAATCTTTGGGTGACAGCAAGAGAGGATGGAAAGCTGATCGGTTTTATGAGAGGGATTTCAGACTTCTGTTACAGGACATTTATCGCGGATTTAGCGGTGACCGAAGCTTATCAAGGAAAAGGGATTGGAACGGAAATACTTGCTAAAACACGAGAAATTGCACCTACTGCCCGTTTAATTCTGTTTGCTGCAGAAGATGCAGAAGGTTTTTATCAAAAATTGGGCTTTCACTTACATGAGCGATGTTATCAATTGAAGACTGGAGAGCCATTCTCCTGA
- a CDS encoding metal-dependent hydrolase family protein: MRKLVLSGLALMLSLGVFAQKTYIHAGKLVDVKTKKILTEQTIVVEGDKIVSVSAGYQSGGGSDQTIDLKNSTVMPGLMDMHVHIEGETSPTRYVDGFRDNEADIAYKAVPFAEKTLMAGFTTVRDLGGSGVNIALRNAIAAGRVNGPRIYTAGRSIAPTGGHADPTNGVKRDLMGDPGPDQGVINGPYEARKAVRQAVKYGSDVIKVTATGGVLSVARDGSAPQFQQDELDAIVQTANDFGIHVAAHAHGDEGMQRAVKAGVHSIEHGTMMTDETMALMKDKGTWYVPTITAGMTAAQLAEVPGYYPPVVAEKARRIGPQIQDTFAKAYKSGVKIAFGTDAAVYPHGDNYREFMYMVEAGMPHLEAIQAATITNAIFMNIEDKLGSIEGGKIADIIAVNGDPEQDIAVMKEVVFVMKEGKVYKQ, encoded by the coding sequence ATGAGAAAATTAGTTCTTTCGGGGTTAGCATTAATGCTATCCCTTGGTGTTTTTGCGCAAAAAACTTACATCCACGCAGGGAAATTAGTGGATGTGAAAACAAAAAAAATCCTGACTGAGCAGACCATTGTAGTAGAAGGAGATAAAATTGTATCTGTTAGTGCTGGATACCAATCTGGAGGAGGAAGTGATCAAACCATCGATTTGAAGAATAGTACCGTGATGCCTGGTTTAATGGATATGCACGTGCATATTGAAGGAGAGACAAGTCCGACCAGGTACGTGGATGGCTTTAGAGATAATGAGGCTGACATTGCTTACAAAGCGGTCCCTTTTGCGGAAAAAACACTGATGGCTGGTTTTACTACCGTTCGTGATTTAGGAGGTTCTGGAGTGAATATAGCCTTGAGAAATGCCATTGCCGCTGGAAGAGTAAATGGCCCTAGAATTTACACGGCAGGAAGATCCATTGCTCCGACAGGTGGTCATGCAGATCCAACGAATGGAGTTAAAAGAGATTTAATGGGGGATCCAGGGCCAGATCAAGGGGTGATTAATGGGCCCTATGAAGCAAGAAAAGCGGTGCGCCAAGCTGTGAAATACGGTTCTGATGTCATCAAAGTAACTGCCACAGGTGGTGTTTTGTCCGTAGCTAGAGATGGTTCAGCTCCACAATTTCAGCAGGACGAATTGGATGCGATTGTTCAAACTGCCAATGATTTTGGAATTCATGTGGCAGCACATGCGCATGGAGATGAAGGAATGCAACGGGCAGTGAAAGCTGGGGTTCACTCCATCGAACATGGGACTATGATGACTGATGAGACCATGGCACTTATGAAAGACAAGGGAACCTGGTATGTGCCTACTATTACTGCAGGGATGACTGCTGCTCAGTTGGCTGAGGTTCCGGGATATTATCCTCCTGTTGTGGCTGAAAAAGCAAGAAGAATAGGCCCACAGATTCAAGATACATTTGCTAAAGCCTATAAAAGTGGCGTCAAGATCGCTTTCGGGACGGATGCTGCAGTGTACCCACATGGAGACAACTACCGCGAATTTATGTACATGGTGGAGGCAGGAATGCCTCATTTAGAAGCGATTCAAGCAGCCACCATCACCAATGCAATATTCATGAATATTGAAGATAAATTAGGCTCTATCGAAGGAGGTAAAATAGCAGATATCATTGCTGTAAATGGAGATCCCGAACAGGATATAGCTGTGATGAAAGAAGTGGTATTTGTCATGAAAGAAGGAAAAGTCTACAAACAATAA
- a CDS encoding S10 family peptidase: MKIRLVLILFLVTGFAFAQENPESEKETPKAQVFESKQSVTIDGKTINLNAKAGTFELKDEQNRPIALFGFTAYFKENPEKDRPIIFSYNGGPGSSSYWLHMGIMGPKRIVLDDPNYNQAGPYELTNNEFSILDVADVVMMDPVGTGLSVPIGDATGKDFWGVDQDIRSVSLFIMQFLKEYDRLNSPKYILGESYGTFRNAGVMSYLLNQGYALNGVIMVSSVFDLRTLFFVPNEDISNIAYLPTVAVTARYHDKITNKGADIESFVQEVREFTENEYAPALFKGNTISDTEKNSIAQKLEGYTGIDAEIWKRADLKLNAGETFQELLRDEGMTVGRLDSRYKGINLDPLSMSAFTDPQSDAISPAYTSLFLDYFHGALGVSKDLMYAPSAYSKDGFKWDWSHSGNQYWGTTGAITTLPDMADALSKDPNMKVLIMNGYYDLATVFYGVEHSISHLGLPKSAADRIKMTYYEAGHMMYTHLPSAAKFRADLKDFISDTLRK, encoded by the coding sequence ATGAAGATAAGATTAGTACTAATCCTATTTCTCGTCACCGGTTTTGCTTTTGCACAGGAAAACCCTGAATCGGAAAAAGAGACTCCAAAAGCACAGGTGTTTGAATCCAAACAGTCTGTTACGATTGATGGCAAGACCATTAACTTGAATGCGAAGGCGGGGACCTTTGAATTGAAGGATGAACAAAATAGGCCGATCGCCCTATTTGGTTTTACCGCCTATTTTAAGGAAAACCCTGAAAAAGATAGACCGATCATCTTTTCTTACAATGGAGGTCCAGGTTCATCTTCCTATTGGCTTCATATGGGAATTATGGGTCCAAAACGAATTGTGTTAGATGACCCAAATTACAATCAGGCAGGACCTTATGAGCTTACCAATAATGAATTCTCCATATTGGATGTAGCAGATGTAGTCATGATGGATCCTGTTGGAACGGGTTTAAGTGTTCCGATCGGTGATGCTACTGGCAAGGATTTCTGGGGGGTAGATCAGGATATCAGAAGTGTCAGCTTATTCATTATGCAATTTCTAAAGGAATATGACCGATTGAATTCACCAAAATACATTTTGGGAGAAAGCTATGGAACTTTCAGAAATGCCGGTGTGATGAGCTATTTACTGAACCAAGGATATGCTTTGAATGGGGTGATCATGGTTTCTTCCGTATTTGATTTGAGGACTCTGTTTTTTGTTCCAAATGAGGATATTTCAAATATTGCTTATTTACCCACTGTAGCTGTAACGGCAAGATATCATGATAAAATAACCAACAAAGGGGCAGATATTGAATCCTTTGTACAGGAAGTAAGAGAGTTTACCGAAAATGAATATGCCCCAGCTTTATTTAAAGGCAATACCATTTCTGATACTGAGAAGAATTCCATTGCGCAAAAACTGGAAGGATATACTGGAATTGATGCGGAGATCTGGAAAAGAGCTGATTTAAAATTGAATGCAGGGGAGACCTTTCAGGAACTCCTAAGAGATGAAGGAATGACAGTGGGTAGATTGGATTCCAGGTATAAAGGGATCAATTTGGATCCATTGTCAATGTCTGCCTTTACAGATCCTCAAAGTGATGCGATTTCTCCAGCGTACACCAGTTTATTCTTGGATTACTTCCACGGAGCTTTGGGAGTAAGTAAGGATTTAATGTATGCTCCTTCTGCCTATAGTAAAGATGGGTTTAAATGGGATTGGTCCCATAGCGGAAACCAATATTGGGGAACAACCGGTGCGATTACTACCCTTCCTGATATGGCCGATGCGTTGAGTAAAGATCCAAATATGAAAGTGTTGATCATGAATGGTTACTATGATTTAGCCACAGTTTTTTATGGGGTAGAGCATTCTATTTCTCATTTAGGATTGCCAAAATCAGCCGCAGATAGAATTAAAATGACCTATTATGAAGCGGGACATATGATGTATACGCATTTACCCTCCGCAGCAAAATTTAGAGCAGATTTAAAGGATTTTATTTCTGATACTTTAAGAAAATAA
- a CDS encoding response regulator, whose translation MIHFDAIFLVDDDPINNLINNRLLSKVEVSDNIEEFLEGQFAIERVSEIPSHKKILIFLDINMPVMNGWEFLEIYQEKFPDRNNKIVILSSSIDFQDRQKADEYSIVSGFLEKPLTLDKIKLQLTQYEEEG comes from the coding sequence ATGATTCACTTCGACGCCATTTTTCTCGTGGATGATGACCCCATCAATAACCTGATCAATAATAGGTTATTAAGCAAAGTTGAAGTTTCGGACAATATTGAGGAATTTCTTGAGGGTCAATTTGCTATTGAACGAGTCTCGGAAATACCTTCTCATAAAAAAATACTGATTTTTCTGGACATCAATATGCCCGTAATGAATGGCTGGGAGTTTCTGGAAATCTATCAAGAAAAATTCCCTGATAGAAACAATAAAATCGTCATACTTTCCAGCTCCATTGATTTTCAAGATCGGCAAAAAGCAGATGAATATAGCATTGTCTCAGGCTTTCTTGAAAAGCCTCTTACACTTGACAAAATCAAACTACAACTTACCCAATACGAAGAAGAAGGTTAA